TTCCCAAATGTTGAATTCGGTAATGATTTCGTGAATAAATCAGCAAGATTGTCGCATGATCGAATTTGTTGTATATCAATTTCACCATTCTTTTGAAGTtcatgagtgtagaagaattttggtgaGATGTGCTTCGTCCTGTCTCCTTTGATATATCCTTCCCTGAGTTGATCAATGCATGCAGTGTTGTCCTCAAACATGATAGTAGGACTTCTTGTGATATCCGGTAATCCACATGATTCTTGAATATTTTTGATGATAGATCGCAACCAAACACATTCTCTACTGGCTTCATGAATTGTAATAAGTTCTGAGTGATTTGTTGAGGTTGCCACTGTAGTTTGCTTCGTGGATTTCTAGGAAATGGCTACATCACAATATGTAAATAAATATCcagtttgtgattttccaaaatgaggatctgacaaATATCTAGCATCTGCATATCCGATCAGCTGAGATGTTGAGTTTTTCGGAAAGAATAACCCAAAATCAATTGTTCCACGAAGATAATGAAATATATGCTTGATCCCATTCCAATGTATATCCATCGGAGCAGAGCTAAATCTAGCCAATAAATTCACAGCAAATGCAATATCTGGTCTTGTATTATTTGCAAGATACATAAGTGCACCAATTGCTCCAAGATATGGGATTTCAGGACCAAGAACCTCTTCACCATCTTCTCGTGGTCGAAATGGATCTTTATCAGGTTTTAAAGATCTAACCACCATTGGAGTAGTCAACAGATgagatttatccatgtaaaataTGTTCAAAACCTTTTCTGTATATGTAGATTGGTGGAGGAAAATTCCCGATGACAAGTGCTCAACTTGTAAACCAAGGCAATATTTTatccttccaagatctttcatttcaaactctgtctttagatatatgtgttaggtcacacacactgtagagggaggtgaatacagtgtatagcacaatcaaatcgaactttaataactcaagtaacagaaaacaaactttattgaaacaataaactctgttacagtatggaactgttctctctcagtgatgaacaaatatcacgagagctgctagggttacaatgaataatcttctcgattgtgataacacttatagtgtaaaccctatgtctgtatttatatactacacagttacaagataatcgctaattgatatggaatataattctgcttcctaaaatatatcaatcagatatcttttcttccaagtattctattcttcatagaattccatcttcatgcatatctcttcttatgtttgtctcgatcttctttcctttaaccagctgccttccttatctgaacgtccttcagtacttaaattctgatatccatcttctgatgattatctcctgataatataagtattgatatccttaagtcctgacttccagtaagtactgatttatcctatttaagtaagatatgaaaattaaacataaatcacattagccatgacattatcaaatatatctaacaatctcccccaacttgtaaattagtataatatacaagttttacagatatttgatgatgtcaaaaacattaagtacaaatgcatgagaatttgactagataactacaacttacagtccttaaagttttaccaatctttaacttctgataacaacatCAGTCTGTAtccatatcagaatttaagtagttgtagatcttgacttggcttcatcttctgatctctctgatgtcaggagttgttc
This sequence is a window from Apium graveolens cultivar Ventura chromosome 9, ASM990537v1, whole genome shotgun sequence. Protein-coding genes within it:
- the LOC141685869 gene encoding secreted RxLR effector protein 161-like, which gives rise to MDKSHLLTTPMVVRSLKPDKDPFRPREDGEEVLGPEIPYLGAIGALMYLANNTRPDIAFAVNLLARFSSAPMDIHWNGIKHIFHYLRGTIDFGLFFPKNSTSQLIGYADARYLSDPHFGKSQTGYLFTYCDVAIS